The genomic interval GAATCTTTCCGCGACACTCAGCGTCAAGAAACCGCTGCTCGCCGTCCATACCGAGCTGGCCTCCGAACAATTCGCTCTTACCAGCGTTGTCCTGACAAGCGCGACCCCAAAGACTTCCACGAATAAAAACCTGAACGTCGACCAGCAAAACTCCACGTTGCTCGTTTCCGGACAAGGCTTCCAAGTCGCTTTCGACTCCCAAACCGGCTCCCTCACCGAGCTGTCCTACTCGGGTCAGCAAATCCTCAAGGAAGCATTGAAACCCAACTTCTGGCGGGCCCCGACCGACAACGACTTCGGCTACCACATGCCGAAAACGCACGCCGTCTGGAAGCAAGTCACCGAGAAACAGAGGCTCTCCGACTTTTCCCACAAGCGCCTTTCCGATGGATCGATTCGCGTCGCTGCCAGATACGATCTGCCCGAGGTCAAGGGGTCGCTAGAGATCGTCTACACCGTCGCTAACGACGGATCAGTACTGGTGGAAAATCGCCTTTCAAACCTATCAAATAAACTTCCGGATCTTCCGAGATTCGGAAACAATTTCATCCTCCAAGAGGAATTTGCCAACGCTTCGTGGTACGGACGTGGCCCCTTCGAAAATTACTCGGATCGTAAAACCGCGGCCTTCATCGGGCGATACGACTCTAGCGTTAGCGACCTGTTCTTCGCCTACGGCCGGCCCCAAGAAAATGGATACAGAACAGACACGCGCTGGCTTGAGCTGACGAACGACAAGGGCCGAGGCATCGCCATTCTCGCGGTTGATACCCCCTTCGGCTTCAACGCCCGCCACCAGTACGATTCCGACTTCGACCCTGGTACGGAAAAAGCTCAGCGCAAGGTTAGCGACATTTTTCATCGCCCCTTGGTTAGCGTAAACATCGACCACTCGCAGATGGGTGTCGGCGGAGACAACAGCTGGGGCTATCGCCCTCACGACCAATACCTGATCGCTCCTCGCGATCTTTCCTACGCCTACAAGATAACCCCGGTCCAAAACTAACCTGCAGAGCCCCACCCCCTCAACGCGCTTAGAGCCACTCATCCACCCTGTCGTCTCAACGCCGCAAGCTGCAGGACTTTTTCATCTTAAAACCTATGTCAGCAAAGCTGCTTTCACCCCTTTTCGCCGGACTGGCGCATCTCCTTGTTCGTCGAGGAGGCATACAATCGAAGCGAAGTGTTCGTAAACGGACTACCCGCTACGTATCGTTCCTATGAATACATCTTATTCATGCTTCGCTAAGCGCCCAGCGAGCGCATCAACAATCCCCTTATTCAGACCAAAACCTATGAAACAAGCACTTGCCCTTTCCCTCAGCGCCCTCGCTGCCTCCTTGAGTTTCGCAAATTCGGATACAGCCTACCTTCTCACTTCCTTCCGCGATAACGGAGACGGACTTCACCTCGCATACTCCTACGATGCGAGAGACTGGACCGACTTGGACCAGGTTTACCTCGAACCCACCGTTGGCTCGAAGCTCATGCGCGATCCGCATATTCTCCGCACCGACGACGGCACCTACCACATGGTCTGGACCTCCGGCTGGTCGGACCTGGGCATCGGCTACGCGACCTCCGAAAACCTGACCGACTGGTCCGAGCAAAAATACCTGCCACTGATGGAGGATGTTGAAGGCGCCAATCAGTGCTGGGCTCCAGAAATCTACTACGACAAGAAAAAGAAGTCCTTCGTCATCGTCTGGTCCACATCCGTGACCGACAAAAGAACCGGCGAAACCAATTTCAGGGCCTACTATTCCCTCACCAAAAACTTCGAGACGCTCAGCAAACCCAAGATCTTGTTCGACCCTGGGTTCGACAATATCGACACGACCATTCTCAAACAGGATGACGCCTTCTACGCCATCTTTAAGGAAACGGACGACCAAGGGGCCAAAGATTACGGATCGATCTACGCCGCCAAAGCCAAGAAAATCACCGGTCCCTACGAGGTTCTGGACCATGTGATTCTCAAAAAGGAACAAGCGGAGGGTCCTACTGTGGTGGATACAGAGGATGGCGTTTACGTCTACTTCGACTACTATACCGACCATCGATACGGGGCCCGCGTTTCGACCGACTGGGAAACCTGGAAGAAGCCTACCGATGACATCGCCTTCCCTGAAGGCCAGCGCCACGGCTCTATCTTCCGCGCCCCAGAGAGCCTCGTCGCATCGCTTATCAGAGAAGCCGCCTCCGTGGCTCCTGCTCCCGCCCTGCAAGGCGAGTTCACCGCAGACCCCGCCATTCGCGCCTTCGGCGATCGCTATTATATCTACCCGACTTCGGACCGCCCCTACTGGAACACCAAGGAGTTCGCCGTCTGGTCATCGCCTGACCTTGTCGAATGGAAAAAGGAAAACGTCTTTCTCGATCTCCGCGAAGATATCAGTTGGGCCAACAACAAGGCATGGGCTCCCGACTGCATCGAGCGCAACGGAAAGTACTACTTCTACTTCTGCGGGGAACATAACATAGGCGTCGCCGTGGGCGACTCCCCGACCGGCCCGTTCGAGGACGCTTTAGATCGCCCTCTCATCGACAACGAAACGATCAAGACCTTCAGCATCGATCCCTACGCATTCATCGATGACGATGGCCAAGCTTACCTCTACTTCGGAAACGGCACGCCTACCGTGTATCGACTAAACGATGACATGATTTCTTTCGATGGCGAACACGTGGAGTTCCCACTGCGCGACTTCCGCGAGGGCATCGTGGTCTTCAAGCGAAACGGAAAGTACTACTTCATGTGGTCCATCGACGACGCCCGTAGCCCAGACTATCGCGTTGGATGGGGTGTATCCGATTCCCCATACGGGCCGGTCGTAAGCCCAGACGCGGAGGAGGATTTCATCGTGCTTCGTCAGAACGGTCCGGCCCAAGGCACCGCCCACCACAGCATAGTCAATGTTCCCGGAACCGATCGATGGTATGTCGCCTACCATCGTCACGCCGTTCCCGGCGGTGGTGGCTACAAGCGCGAGACCTGTATCGTACGCATGGAGTTCGACGATCAAGGCAACATCCTGCCCATGGATCCGATGCAACCCGCTTTCGAGAAAGGCGACGTCGGAGAACCAATCACTCTGGCGAAATAGAAACAACCCCGATCCGAAAGCGCCATTCGATGTCTAAACTAATTTTGTTCACGGTTGTCCTTGTGTCGCTCGCTGAAGTCTCAGCGAGCGGCCTTTTCGCCAATGCCTCCGGCGAGGAACCGGGCAACGGAAACCCGATCCTCCCCGGCTACTACGCCGACCCTTCGATCGTTTCGTATCAAGATACTTACTACATCTACGCCACGATCGACCCGTGGGGCGGTGAGACGCTCGCCTGCTGGGAATCGAAGGATTTCAAGAACTGGACCCTTCACCAACTGAACTGGCCCACCAAGGAGGCCTGCACCAGCCCCAGTTCCATGGGAGCTATGGTCTGGGCTCCATCTGTCGTGCAAGCTCCGGATGGCAAATTCTACATGCACGTCTCCGTTGGCAGCGAAGTCTGGGTGGGAGTAGCTGAGCATCCACTTGGGCCATGGGAGAACCCTCTCGGCGACCAGCCCATGATCTCCGCGGACTTCGCCAAGGAATACCATATGATCGATGCCCAAGCCTTCGTCGACGATGACGGGAACGCTTACCTCTATTGGGGATCTGGCTGGAACTGGACCAACGGACGATGTTTTGCCGCCAAGCTCAACCCGGACATGGCGAGCTTCGACGGCGAAGTCAAAGACGTCACCCCGAGCAACTACTTCGAAGCTCCCGTCATGGTGAAGCGCGACGAGCGCTATTTTCTGATGTATTCAAATGGCAAGACAACCATCGACACCTACCAGGTTCACTACGCCATCGGCGACTCCCCGCTCGGCCCCTTCAAGGAAGCGAAAAACAGCCCGATTCTCGTCACCGACCACGCCCGAAACATACTTTCTCCCGGTCATCACACCGTATTCGAACAAGATGGACAGCATTACATACTCTACCATCGCCACAACATTCCCTTTGAACCGGTTCATCGCCAGATCTGCGTAGATGAACTCAACTTCACTCACGACGGATTGATCGAAACCGTGACGCCTACTCACCAAGGACCGTCCCTCATCGCCAATCGACGTGAGGATCGCAGGCCAATCCCCTCGATTGCCACCGCCTCCAGTCGCAGAGACGAGCGCGTGAGAGCCGCCCACGCCATCGACGACAACTACGCTACCCGATGGGAGGCTGCCGCTAATGACTCGCTACCCACCCTGCAGCTGGAATTCACATCGGTCACCACAGTTTCAAAACAAGAGCTCATCCCGCAATTCGGATGGAAACCTCAACTCTTCCGCATCGAGAGCTCGATCGATGGCAAGCAGTGGGAGACAGTTGCCGATTTTACGAAAAACCCTGTCATCGGCTCGCCTATCGCAATCGAGAAGCCCGTCTCCTGCAAATACCTTCGCATCCAGTTTTCCGGCTCAGAAGAGTCCCATACCGCCTCCCTCTTCGAGTGGCTCGCCTACTAGAACCTAGGGTCCAGGTAGTGGGACCCGGTAGCGTGGTCTCACTTTCACCCGATTAGGGGATAGGAGAACGGGATTTGATCCTGTAGGCTGAGGCTTGAAAGACACCCCCTGCCCCAAGCTCACCATTGCTGCTGAGAGCGCTCTACCGAGTCCCTCCAAGAGGGCTCGCTGTATCCAGATTCCAATCACAATTCTTAAACAGTGGAACCTCTAAGCGTCCGCCTCCGAGCTGACCCTGAGCGTTCCGCATGCCCCGACTCAACCCACACCAAGGAGATCTCGATATGAATAGAACCCCATCGTTTCAACACCACACGGAGCATCGCTTCCGACAATCGCGGGACTTTTCCCGCAGGGGGCTCTATGGCCTCGCTCTTGCCCTTCTACTGACTGCTCAAACCGTCGCCCAAGATCACACCGTTGCCTTCGAAACAGAGGCCGAAGGCGAATACAAAGGCCTTGATCTCTGGGGCCTCGACACCGCCTGGCTTTGGGACGCCAACGTCATTCGCGGCGTCAACTTCATGGGCAAGCCGCAAACCGATGTCATTCGTTTTTCCTTCACTGGCGACACCCCCATCGTGGATGGAGAGCTCACCGGCAGCGGAATCGACGAGTTCAACGAGCGTATGCGCATCGTCGATACCTACACCAAACCCGAGACTGTCCTCTATCTCAACAACGACACGGAAAACTGGGATAGCAACCCCTACCTCAACGGCAGCGGAGTCGATCCCCTTCGCTGGGCGGAACTGATCGCCGTGACCGCTCGAAAGGCCGAAGAGGCGGGACGGGCCGTCATCTCCGTAGCCCCTTTCAACGAGCCGGATCATGGTACCTGGCAAGGCGATATCAGCCGTTTCGGCGACGTGAGCTGGAGGCTGCGCTGGAGCGGAAACTTCCCCGCGTTCAGCTATTCCGTTCCTCCCGAGCAGTTCATCAGTATCATGGGCGGCAATACACTCAACAACGATCAGGCCGCCAACTGGTACAATCAGCTAAACGACTGGGGCTATCTTGAAGAAGGAAACACCCATCAACTCGCTGGCAGTTTCGATACCTACGCGGCCTTCTACCAAACCGTCGAAGCAAACGGCGATGTGGCCACCAACGACGAACTCCACAACGTCATGGAAGCCATGGTGGGAGCCGAATACGGCATGGACGTGGGCATCTGGTGGGGCACCGCCGAACGCGCTCGCGGAGAGTTCGTGAAAGCGAGCGACGGCATGCGGCTCGCCTACGCGGAAGACCGTCCCAACTGGACCGCCGCCTCCGTCTATCGCGCCCCCGATGGCAAGATCCAAGGCTTCGTCGGCGAGTCGGAACGCCAGGCTGATCAGACCACCTACCGTTTCTTCTCCAAGGATCGTCCGGTCTTTTTCGACGGCCATGGTCCGCAGCGCTTCTTCGACGTCACCACCACCGGCGGACCTGGCTATCAGACCTCCAGTCACAAAAACGCGGAACGCGTGGTCAACATCACTTGGGGCGACGACGTTCAGCCCGTTATCGATGGTCGCTACTATCTCGTAAACCGGGCCAGCCTGCAGGTCATGGAGATCGCACGCGGCAGTGCCGACGCCGGGGCCAATATCGAACAGAGCAACTACGCCGCAACCCCCGAGCAACTCTGGGACGTCAATCCGGTCCCGCGCGATATCGGAGGCGACAACAGCTACGTTTCCCTGGTGAACGTAAACAGCGGCATGGCGCCTGACATTTGGAACTGGTCCCTCGAAGACGGCGGCAATATCGCCCAATGGAATACCAGCGAGTATCCAAGTTCCAATCAGCAGTATTTTCTCGAGTACGTAGAAGATGGATGGTTCTCCATCGGCAGTCGATGGAGCGGCTTGTACCTCGCCGGAAACGGTTCGAATGTGGAACAACAGGCCAATACCGGCAGCTACGCTCAGCAGTGGCGACTCGTTCCAGCGGACGCCGATCCGACCGACTTCGCTGCTCCAGGGAAACCCAAAGGCGTAAAAGCGATCGCCAACGCCGCATCGGTGACGATAAAGTGGAAACCCAATTCGGATAGCGACATCGATAGCTACACCGTGCTGCGGTCGACGACCAACGGCGGCCCCTACGAAATCGTGGCTCGCGAGCTCACCGGCAACGCTTTCACCGACAACAGCGCCACCGAATCGACTCCCTACCATTACACCGTGCAAGCGCTGGACAAATCCGGAAATCGTTCCGCGAGTTCCGGCCAGACGAGCGCCACCCCAACTGGCGATCCCGCCCTTGTGGCTCGCTACGACTTCCAGCTCGACGCCGCAGACGCTTCGATCAACGGAAATCACGCCTACCTCAATCCCGGAGCACGCTTCAGCCCAGGTGGCCTCGACGGAAGCTGCCTCGCACTCGACGGAGGCTCCGTCAGCCTGCCGTCCGACGTGGCCAGCCATGATCAGCTGACCATCGCCACCTGGATCAACTGGAGCGGCGGCGCTTCGTGGCAACGCATCTTCGACTTCGGAAACGGCGCCGAGCAATACCTCTTCCTCACCCCCGCGAATTGGGACGGCCAGACCATGCAGTTCACCATCTTCGACGATGGAGTCGCGGAGGAGCTCTACACTGCCGCGCCCGCCGTCGGCGAGTGGACCCATGTCGCGGTAGTCATCGGAGACGGCGAGCTTCAGCTGTACGTCAATGGAACTCTCGCGGACTCCAAAAGCGCCACGCTCAAGCCTTCCGACTTTGATCCAGTTATCAACTACATCGGCAAGAGCCAATTCCCTGACCCGCTGTTCAAAGGAGCTATCGACGACTTCCGCA from Pelagicoccus sp. SDUM812003 carries:
- a CDS encoding glycoside hydrolase family 2 TIM barrel-domain containing protein, whose amino-acid sequence is GNSVGNLQDYWDVIESYDIMQGGFIWDWVDQGLLAHDENGNEYWAYGGHLGGAHLQHDQNFCLNGLINADRTPHPALFEVKKVYQFIKFKNYDPKTNSIEIANGFDFTSLADFQISWTLLENGVAIASRALPTLDIAPGESRRVTLDTPEYDESAGEYFLNLSATLSVKKPLLAVHTELASEQFALTSVVLTSATPKTSTNKNLNVDQQNSTLLVSGQGFQVAFDSQTGSLTELSYSGQQILKEALKPNFWRAPTDNDFGYHMPKTHAVWKQVTEKQRLSDFSHKRLSDGSIRVAARYDLPEVKGSLEIVYTVANDGSVLVENRLSNLSNKLPDLPRFGNNFILQEEFANASWYGRGPFENYSDRKTAAFIGRYDSSVSDLFFAYGRPQENGYRTDTRWLELTNDKGRGIAILAVDTPFGFNARHQYDSDFDPGTEKAQRKVSDIFHRPLVSVNIDHSQMGVGGDNSWGYRPHDQYLIAPRDLSYAYKITPVQN
- a CDS encoding family 43 glycosylhydrolase, with protein sequence MKQALALSLSALAASLSFANSDTAYLLTSFRDNGDGLHLAYSYDARDWTDLDQVYLEPTVGSKLMRDPHILRTDDGTYHMVWTSGWSDLGIGYATSENLTDWSEQKYLPLMEDVEGANQCWAPEIYYDKKKKSFVIVWSTSVTDKRTGETNFRAYYSLTKNFETLSKPKILFDPGFDNIDTTILKQDDAFYAIFKETDDQGAKDYGSIYAAKAKKITGPYEVLDHVILKKEQAEGPTVVDTEDGVYVYFDYYTDHRYGARVSTDWETWKKPTDDIAFPEGQRHGSIFRAPESLVASLIREAASVAPAPALQGEFTADPAIRAFGDRYYIYPTSDRPYWNTKEFAVWSSPDLVEWKKENVFLDLREDISWANNKAWAPDCIERNGKYYFYFCGEHNIGVAVGDSPTGPFEDALDRPLIDNETIKTFSIDPYAFIDDDGQAYLYFGNGTPTVYRLNDDMISFDGEHVEFPLRDFREGIVVFKRNGKYYFMWSIDDARSPDYRVGWGVSDSPYGPVVSPDAEEDFIVLRQNGPAQGTAHHSIVNVPGTDRWYVAYHRHAVPGGGGYKRETCIVRMEFDDQGNILPMDPMQPAFEKGDVGEPITLAK
- a CDS encoding family 43 glycosylhydrolase, which gives rise to MSKLILFTVVLVSLAEVSASGLFANASGEEPGNGNPILPGYYADPSIVSYQDTYYIYATIDPWGGETLACWESKDFKNWTLHQLNWPTKEACTSPSSMGAMVWAPSVVQAPDGKFYMHVSVGSEVWVGVAEHPLGPWENPLGDQPMISADFAKEYHMIDAQAFVDDDGNAYLYWGSGWNWTNGRCFAAKLNPDMASFDGEVKDVTPSNYFEAPVMVKRDERYFLMYSNGKTTIDTYQVHYAIGDSPLGPFKEAKNSPILVTDHARNILSPGHHTVFEQDGQHYILYHRHNIPFEPVHRQICVDELNFTHDGLIETVTPTHQGPSLIANRREDRRPIPSIATASSRRDERVRAAHAIDDNYATRWEAAANDSLPTLQLEFTSVTTVSKQELIPQFGWKPQLFRIESSIDGKQWETVADFTKNPVIGSPIAIEKPVSCKYLRIQFSGSEESHTASLFEWLAY
- a CDS encoding LamG-like jellyroll fold domain-containing protein, with amino-acid sequence MNRTPSFQHHTEHRFRQSRDFSRRGLYGLALALLLTAQTVAQDHTVAFETEAEGEYKGLDLWGLDTAWLWDANVIRGVNFMGKPQTDVIRFSFTGDTPIVDGELTGSGIDEFNERMRIVDTYTKPETVLYLNNDTENWDSNPYLNGSGVDPLRWAELIAVTARKAEEAGRAVISVAPFNEPDHGTWQGDISRFGDVSWRLRWSGNFPAFSYSVPPEQFISIMGGNTLNNDQAANWYNQLNDWGYLEEGNTHQLAGSFDTYAAFYQTVEANGDVATNDELHNVMEAMVGAEYGMDVGIWWGTAERARGEFVKASDGMRLAYAEDRPNWTAASVYRAPDGKIQGFVGESERQADQTTYRFFSKDRPVFFDGHGPQRFFDVTTTGGPGYQTSSHKNAERVVNITWGDDVQPVIDGRYYLVNRASLQVMEIARGSADAGANIEQSNYAATPEQLWDVNPVPRDIGGDNSYVSLVNVNSGMAPDIWNWSLEDGGNIAQWNTSEYPSSNQQYFLEYVEDGWFSIGSRWSGLYLAGNGSNVEQQANTGSYAQQWRLVPADADPTDFAAPGKPKGVKAIANAASVTIKWKPNSDSDIDSYTVLRSTTNGGPYEIVARELTGNAFTDNSATESTPYHYTVQALDKSGNRSASSGQTSATPTGDPALVARYDFQLDAADASINGNHAYLNPGARFSPGGLDGSCLALDGGSVSLPSDVASHDQLTIATWINWSGGASWQRIFDFGNGAEQYLFLTPANWDGQTMQFTIFDDGVAEELYTAAPAVGEWTHVAVVIGDGELQLYVNGTLADSKSATLKPSDFDPVINYIGKSQFPDPLFKGAIDDFRIYNYALSQPDLADLASATPSELPPVAEIYLENADFEAGVGSWPEFDGFDNPDHDVPGWTNYSITDAGVEAGNAWWGTYEGSFSAFMAPGNAAYLLSEDTIEEGDEFELSFVAKTWSGGSSEWTATLFYDDPANVIGSYVITTTGDWTEYSSTLAATSESVGGKLGILFTNTGDSFANIDDVAIRRIVEEGPPSALLTVDTETLSPPNHKIRDVQIKVSFFDPSLDPQAAGLNVSCYVVSNEPDNGNGDGHTTGDVNGYDGYTSPVPMNLTFDGTSLVGTIQLRAERSGYGTGRVYTIVCDLVDGSGNARATSAEVIVPHD